A stretch of Bacillus pseudomycoides DNA encodes these proteins:
- a CDS encoding ABC transporter permease subunit, with product MFHKALWMRQWKQGKYIVLLFWLISLYQLPYKYYQAAQMELNQSKMKLDDYTYYYSYYFQTSDGAVLFQGAALIALACLLIGWERNNQSTDFLFSMPFKRKDIFLTKWLLGVLNIITVQIVCWISMYGIKNMSFHNEYQIFTPFHSYFLYATVVLIAIYTFTLFIGTITGHIFSQSSLTAILLFLPYGSVLLTSGFIYTHTQWSLEAMGEIERHTHEYLQHVGIISPLESFSITFDYHPIETFDDQGNKLSSVPQDDPTEHTSIPSPWTLLTPFTYIIIFLSIATFLYTRTPNEQNGKILLFPSLQKWFMICTVLCFGLLGGRILGGRDALLSYYVGFFLAAITSYFVFTRLLKLKFSFGGK from the coding sequence ATGTTTCATAAGGCTTTATGGATGAGACAATGGAAACAAGGGAAATATATTGTTCTGTTGTTTTGGTTAATTAGTTTGTATCAGCTACCTTATAAATATTATCAAGCAGCACAAATGGAGCTAAACCAATCAAAAATGAAGCTTGATGACTATACGTATTACTACTCCTACTATTTTCAGACATCTGATGGTGCCGTCCTCTTTCAAGGAGCTGCTCTTATTGCACTTGCTTGTCTTTTAATTGGGTGGGAACGTAACAATCAATCAACTGATTTTCTATTCTCGATGCCTTTTAAGCGAAAAGATATTTTTTTAACAAAATGGTTGCTTGGCGTTTTGAATATTATTACAGTGCAAATTGTTTGCTGGATTAGCATGTACGGAATAAAAAACATGTCGTTTCACAATGAGTATCAAATCTTTACTCCGTTCCATAGTTACTTTCTATATGCTACGGTTGTACTCATTGCTATTTATACATTCACCTTATTTATCGGAACCATTACTGGACATATTTTCTCGCAAAGTAGCTTAACGGCAATTTTATTATTTTTACCATACGGTTCCGTATTATTAACTTCTGGATTCATTTATACCCATACACAATGGTCTTTAGAGGCAATGGGAGAAATAGAGCGACATACTCATGAGTACTTACAACATGTAGGCATCATTTCGCCATTAGAATCTTTTTCAATTACTTTTGATTACCACCCGATAGAAACATTTGATGACCAAGGAAATAAACTTTCTAGTGTCCCACAGGACGATCCAACGGAACATACTTCTATCCCTTCTCCTTGGACACTGTTAACGCCATTTACTTACATCATCATCTTTTTATCAATTGCAACCTTTCTATACACACGTACACCGAACGAACAAAATGGAAAAATACTATTGTTTCCTAGCTTACAAAAATGGTTCATGATTTGCACTGTTCTATGCTTCGGACTGCTTGGCGGTAGAATATTAGGCGGACGAGATGCACTCCTTTCTTATTATGTTGGATTTTTCCTAGCTGCTATCACTAGTTACTTTGTGTTTACACGTCTATTAAAATTGAAGTTTTCTTTTGGTGGAAAATAA
- a CDS encoding stage V sporulation protein AE encodes MRRRVILVTDGDEYAKRAIELLAKEFGGRCISASQSNPTKLTGKKIVELIMQTPFDPVFVMFDDSGFIGEGSGEKALKYVAMHKQIDVLGILAVASNTHHLEWTRVDVSVDRAGRLTEYGVDKFGLADGEIGRINGDTIYCLDELNVPVIVGIGDIGKMCGNDEWERGSPITKKAIQLILERSGFYDETKES; translated from the coding sequence ATGAGACGAAGGGTTATTTTGGTGACAGATGGAGATGAATATGCAAAGCGAGCAATTGAGCTGTTAGCAAAGGAATTTGGCGGAAGGTGTATTTCTGCATCGCAAAGCAATCCAACAAAATTGACGGGAAAGAAGATTGTGGAGCTGATTATGCAAACGCCATTCGACCCTGTATTTGTCATGTTTGATGATAGTGGATTTATTGGAGAAGGTTCAGGTGAAAAAGCGTTAAAATACGTAGCGATGCATAAACAAATTGATGTTCTTGGTATTTTAGCTGTTGCATCGAATACACATCACCTAGAGTGGACCCGTGTAGATGTCAGTGTAGATCGAGCAGGCAGGTTAACAGAATACGGTGTTGATAAATTCGGACTGGCTGATGGTGAAATTGGCAGAATTAATGGAGATACGATTTATTGTTTAGATGAATTAAATGTTCCAGTAATTGTAGGGATTGGTGATATAGGAAAGATGTGTGGAAATGATGAGTGGGAGCGAGGGTCACCAATTACAAAAAAAGCAATTCAATTAATTTTAGAAAGAAGTGGGTTTTATGACGAAACAAAAGAAAGTTAA
- a CDS encoding methionine/alanine import family NSS transporter small subunit, with translation MSGSAIMMMIIGIVVIWGGLALSIANLFRKKKI, from the coding sequence ATGAGTGGATCAGCAATTATGATGATGATTATCGGGATTGTCGTGATTTGGGGAGGTTTAGCACTAAGTATTGCAAATTTATTTAGGAAAAAGAAAATCTAA
- the spoVAC gene encoding stage V sporulation protein AC codes for MTRNKLKDDYINKIKDYHPKPNYVMNCVKAFVVGGLICTVGECLMKFYMHYFHFSEKNAGNPTIATLVLLSAILTGFGVYDKIGQFGGAGSAVPVTGFANSMASAAMEHRSEGIVLGVATNMFKLAGSVIVFGVVGAYIVGLIRYTFKLWLS; via the coding sequence ATGACACGAAACAAATTAAAAGATGATTACATAAATAAAATAAAAGATTATCATCCAAAGCCAAATTATGTGATGAATTGTGTGAAAGCGTTTGTCGTAGGAGGGTTGATTTGTACAGTAGGAGAATGCCTGATGAAATTTTATATGCATTATTTTCATTTCAGTGAGAAAAATGCGGGTAATCCTACGATAGCAACGCTCGTACTATTATCAGCCATATTAACTGGATTTGGTGTATACGATAAAATCGGTCAGTTCGGAGGAGCTGGTTCAGCAGTCCCTGTTACTGGGTTTGCAAATTCAATGGCAAGCGCGGCAATGGAACATCGTAGTGAAGGAATTGTACTCGGAGTTGCTACGAATATGTTTAAGCTTGCTGGAAGTGTAATTGTATTTGGAGTAGTTGGCGCGTATATTGTTGGCTTAATTCGATACACTTTTAAACTTTGGTTGTCTTAA
- a CDS encoding stage V sporulation protein AA, which produces MEQTIYIKMRNRLRVSPSYEVKVEDVAQVVGDSSVVEKIKKQLVYKITKRDKTHVVIDAMKIIQVIEGATKHIQINLFGPGQTLVEIVYEKKKVHPIFFGLVWMLLFVGAALAIIYFHEDVSMQQVHWRLYYMITGEINYKPLLFQIPYSLGIGLGMVLFFNHVFQKRINEEPSPLEVEMFQYQQSLDQYVMVNENKESAKQIADD; this is translated from the coding sequence GTGGAGCAAACAATCTATATTAAAATGCGAAATCGTCTGAGGGTATCGCCTTCGTATGAGGTGAAGGTTGAAGATGTTGCTCAAGTAGTTGGGGATTCTAGTGTAGTAGAAAAGATAAAAAAGCAGCTTGTTTATAAAATTACAAAACGTGATAAAACACATGTTGTCATTGATGCAATGAAAATCATTCAAGTGATTGAGGGAGCTACGAAGCATATACAAATTAATTTATTTGGCCCGGGACAAACGCTTGTTGAAATTGTCTATGAAAAAAAGAAAGTACATCCCATTTTCTTTGGGTTAGTTTGGATGTTACTTTTTGTTGGAGCGGCTCTGGCGATTATTTATTTTCATGAAGATGTTAGTATGCAACAAGTACATTGGCGCTTATATTACATGATTACAGGAGAAATCAATTATAAACCGCTCTTATTTCAAATTCCTTATTCTTTAGGAATTGGATTAGGGATGGTCTTATTTTTTAATCATGTGTTTCAAAAACGAATTAATGAAGAGCCAAGTCCGTTAGAAGTGGAAATGTTCCAGTATCAACAGTCACTCGACCAATATGTCATGGTCAATGAAAATAAAGAGAGTGCAAAACAAATTGCAGATGATTGA
- a CDS encoding ABC transporter ATP-binding protein yields MLKVTNIKKTIDNQVILDNISFTLQKGSIVGLLGRNGAGKTTLLRTLVGILDPDEGTVTYDDIDVHKHPEIKQKVAYVPDSTNILSGYTVKEIAKFYKAVYTNFNEEYFYQLLERFNLPEKRIRSYSRGMKALLAMILAFCTGVEYIILDEPTNGLDPIVKRQILQFLIEEVAEREITILISTHHLDEVEKIADTVIILKDHTIASITALEDTKSRYAKIQVAYERSLPQKLENLNNIKILNQTGKVYTILIESNVATTLEKFHKEQPLLLEELPMSLEDIFVTTFEEGSHVS; encoded by the coding sequence ATGCTGAAAGTGACGAACATCAAAAAAACAATTGATAACCAAGTCATTTTAGACAATATTTCTTTCACATTACAAAAAGGAAGTATTGTTGGATTACTCGGAAGGAACGGTGCGGGGAAAACTACTTTACTTCGGACACTTGTTGGTATTTTAGATCCGGATGAAGGAACTGTTACATATGACGATATAGATGTTCATAAGCATCCAGAAATTAAGCAGAAGGTAGCTTATGTGCCGGATTCTACTAATATATTAAGCGGATATACAGTAAAGGAAATTGCGAAGTTTTATAAGGCTGTTTATACAAACTTTAATGAAGAATATTTTTATCAGCTGCTAGAGCGCTTCAATTTACCTGAAAAACGCATTCGTAGTTACTCACGCGGTATGAAAGCACTTCTTGCTATGATTTTAGCTTTTTGTACAGGCGTAGAATACATTATTTTAGATGAACCAACAAATGGACTTGACCCGATTGTAAAAAGACAAATTTTACAATTTTTAATTGAAGAAGTAGCAGAACGTGAGATTACCATTCTCATTTCTACCCATCACTTAGATGAAGTTGAAAAAATTGCAGACACCGTCATTATTCTAAAAGACCATACGATTGCTTCAATTACAGCATTAGAAGATACGAAATCTCGCTATGCGAAAATACAAGTCGCTTACGAACGTTCACTACCACAAAAACTAGAGAACTTAAATAATATCAAAATATTAAATCAAACAGGAAAGGTATATACAATTTTAATTGAAAGCAATGTGGCAACTACGTTAGAGAAATTTCATAAAGAACAACCTCTTTTATTAGAAGAATTACCAATGTCACTCGAAGATATATTTGTCACAACATTTGAGGAGGGTTCACATGTTTCATAA
- the spoVAD gene encoding stage V sporulation protein AD, with translation MRLTGKQTWVFQNHIFVNATGTAVGPKEAEGPLGKCFDISYDDLHCEEENWELAERRLMNDSIQQVMQKGDVKSSQIDFFLAGDLLNQTTTANYVAREFGVPFLGMFSACATSMETLAIGSAFIDGGFANRVIATVSSHNATAERQFRYPTEYGGQRPGTATSTVTGAGTALISKEPSDIKITAATIGKVQDLGITNPFDMGSAMAPAAAHTIQQHFEDLGRSAADYDLIVTGDLSGVGAPITKQLLLEEGYDLGNVYNDCGLMIYHRDQEEIFAGGSGCACSAVVTYGHLLKEMKKGTLQRIFVVATGALLSPVMIQQKETIPTIAHGVVFERVKGV, from the coding sequence ATGAGATTGACAGGGAAGCAAACATGGGTATTTCAAAATCATATATTTGTAAATGCAACAGGTACTGCTGTCGGTCCAAAAGAAGCGGAAGGCCCCCTTGGAAAGTGTTTTGATATTTCATATGATGACTTGCACTGTGAAGAAGAGAATTGGGAGCTCGCTGAAAGAAGATTGATGAATGACTCGATTCAGCAGGTCATGCAAAAAGGAGATGTGAAATCTTCACAAATAGATTTTTTTTTAGCAGGTGACTTACTAAACCAAACTACTACAGCCAATTATGTGGCTCGAGAGTTTGGCGTTCCTTTTTTAGGCATGTTCAGTGCTTGTGCAACTTCAATGGAGACGCTAGCGATTGGATCGGCTTTTATTGACGGAGGCTTTGCTAATCGTGTGATAGCTACGGTTAGTAGTCATAATGCAACTGCAGAAAGGCAGTTTCGTTATCCGACAGAATACGGAGGACAAAGACCTGGTACAGCTACGTCAACTGTGACAGGGGCGGGGACCGCTTTAATTAGTAAAGAACCGAGCGATATTAAAATAACAGCGGCCACCATTGGGAAAGTGCAAGATTTAGGAATTACAAATCCTTTTGATATGGGATCGGCAATGGCACCTGCAGCTGCTCATACGATTCAACAACATTTTGAAGATTTAGGGAGAAGTGCAGCTGATTATGATCTTATTGTTACAGGTGATTTATCAGGTGTTGGAGCGCCCATTACGAAGCAGCTTTTACTTGAGGAAGGATATGATTTAGGGAATGTATACAATGATTGCGGATTAATGATTTATCACAGAGATCAAGAAGAGATTTTTGCAGGTGGAAGTGGTTGTGCTTGTTCGGCAGTTGTAACATACGGTCATTTACTAAAAGAAATGAAAAAAGGAACCTTACAGCGTATTTTTGTAGTTGCAACAGGAGCATTGTTAAGTCCGGTTATGATACAACAAAAAGAAACGATACCGACAATTGCGCATGGAGTTGTATTTGAAAGGGTGAAAGGGGTGTGA
- the spoIIAB gene encoding anti-sigma F factor, translated as MRNEMNLQFSALSQNESFARVTVAAFIAQLDPTMEELTEIKTVVSEAVTNAIIHGYEGNAEGLVYISVILEEAMVKLTIRDEGVGIFNLDEARQPLFTTKPELERSGMGFTIMENFMDEVEIISNESFGTTIHLTKYLSNSNALCN; from the coding sequence ATGAGAAATGAAATGAACCTTCAATTTTCAGCATTAAGTCAAAATGAATCGTTCGCTCGCGTTACAGTTGCTGCTTTTATTGCACAATTAGATCCAACAATGGAGGAATTGACGGAGATTAAAACGGTTGTGTCTGAAGCAGTCACAAATGCAATTATTCACGGATATGAAGGGAATGCGGAAGGTCTTGTTTACATTTCAGTGATTTTGGAAGAAGCAATGGTGAAACTCACGATTCGAGATGAAGGGGTTGGCATTTTTAACTTAGACGAGGCAAGGCAACCTCTTTTTACAACTAAACCTGAATTAGAGCGTTCCGGAATGGGATTTACTATCATGGAAAATTTTATGGATGAAGTAGAAATTATTTCAAATGAATCTTTCGGGACAACAATCCATTTGACAAAATACTTATCAAATAGTAACGCTCTATGCAATTAA
- a CDS encoding spore germination protein, translated as MTKQKKVNIPISSFLSDNENYLKQTVGLGVTFDVGIRKFQILDKEIGVLFVNGLCDTNYIIPILEEAVDTNEIRDTQENTVKLLENRLIHQQVSKVKTMDEVMVQVLSGLVVIFVEGETEAFVIDVRSYPGRAPTEPDTEKVVRGARDGFVENIVVNTALIRRRIRDPRLRNEIMRVGDRSQTDICITYVQDVANPDLVKIIKQELESIEVDGITMADKTIEEFLVKQGYNPFPLIRYTERPDVAANHLLEGHVLVIVDTSPSVMITPTTYFHHVQHAEEFRQNPAVGTFLRWVRFVGIIFSVFLLPFWLVFVFDPTLLPEKLAFIGPNKMTHLPILLQIILADIGLEFLRMASIHTPTPLSSATGLISAILIGQIAIDVGLFVPEVILYTAVSMIGIYATPSYELGLGNKLGKLFVIILTGLFHEMGFVIGMTMLILFLASIKSLQTPYLWPFLPFDWGALKTIVLRPTMSSLKVRPSIVHPQNIRRQK; from the coding sequence ATGACGAAACAAAAGAAAGTTAATATCCCGATTTCTTCCTTCTTGAGTGATAATGAAAATTATTTGAAACAAACAGTTGGACTTGGTGTCACCTTTGATGTCGGGATTCGTAAGTTTCAAATTCTTGATAAAGAAATTGGTGTGTTATTTGTAAATGGATTGTGTGATACAAACTACATTATTCCGATTTTAGAAGAAGCAGTGGATACAAATGAGATAAGGGATACCCAGGAGAATACAGTAAAGCTTTTAGAAAATCGACTTATTCATCAACAAGTAAGTAAAGTGAAAACGATGGATGAGGTAATGGTACAAGTTTTATCTGGCCTTGTTGTTATTTTTGTAGAAGGTGAAACGGAGGCTTTTGTAATTGATGTCCGTAGTTATCCAGGTCGAGCACCAACAGAACCAGATACAGAAAAAGTAGTGCGCGGGGCAAGGGATGGCTTTGTGGAAAATATTGTTGTAAATACAGCATTGATAAGAAGGCGTATTCGTGATCCGCGTTTGCGAAATGAAATTATGCGGGTTGGGGATAGGTCACAAACGGATATCTGTATTACGTATGTTCAGGATGTTGCGAATCCAGATTTGGTAAAAATCATTAAGCAAGAACTAGAGAGTATTGAAGTAGATGGAATTACAATGGCTGACAAAACGATTGAAGAATTTTTAGTAAAGCAGGGTTATAATCCTTTCCCGCTTATTCGTTATACAGAAAGACCAGATGTAGCGGCAAATCATTTGTTAGAAGGGCACGTATTAGTCATTGTTGATACATCACCAAGCGTAATGATTACACCAACAACTTATTTTCATCACGTGCAGCACGCGGAAGAGTTCAGACAAAATCCAGCAGTTGGTACGTTTTTACGATGGGTTCGTTTTGTAGGCATTATATTTTCTGTGTTTTTATTACCGTTTTGGCTCGTTTTTGTGTTCGATCCAACATTGTTACCAGAGAAACTTGCTTTCATTGGGCCAAATAAAATGACGCATCTTCCTATTTTATTACAAATAATTCTGGCCGATATTGGACTTGAATTTTTGCGAATGGCATCGATTCATACACCAACTCCTCTATCATCAGCTACCGGCTTAATTTCAGCGATTTTAATTGGACAAATTGCGATTGACGTTGGATTATTTGTTCCAGAAGTTATTTTATACACAGCAGTTTCAATGATTGGAATATATGCGACACCAAGTTATGAATTAGGACTCGGAAACAAACTCGGAAAATTATTTGTCATTATTTTAACTGGTTTGTTCCATGAGATGGGATTTGTAATTGGCATGACGATGTTAATTTTATTTTTAGCGTCCATCAAAAGTTTACAAACACCATATTTATGGCCGTTTCTACCATTTGATTGGGGAGCATTAAAAACAATAGTATTACGCCCGACCATGTCTAGTTTAAAAGTACGTCCAAGCATTGTACATCCACAAAATATACGTAGACAAAAATAA
- a CDS encoding D-alanyl-D-alanine carboxypeptidase family protein: protein MRRVFGILVCFMLLFSGVSVGFTQSEKAQSEKKEVETGPKLAEQASSAIVIEQDTGKVLFEKNPNEKLPPASMTKIMTMLLIMEQVEKGKLKLEDKVRASEHAASMGGSQIFLEPGEEMTVNEMLKGIAIASGNDASVAVAEHIAGSEEGFVNMMNKKAKDLGLKNTHFQNPTGLPAKEHYSTAYDMSIMAKELMKYPLIRKYTGKYEDYLREDTEKKFWLVNTNKLVRFYPGVDGVKTGFTTEAKYCLTASAEKNGMRVISVVMGAPTSKERNNQVTKLLDYAFGQYTTKKLYKRGEKIQTLKVGKGKKEKVDLVASDNVSLLMKKGENMDKVKKEVITEKKVKAPIKKGDALGTLIIKKDKDVLLKQTIVAKEDVAAASWWELFKRSLGTFSTSK, encoded by the coding sequence ATGAGGCGAGTTTTTGGAATACTTGTTTGTTTTATGTTGTTATTTTCTGGTGTTTCTGTTGGCTTTACACAATCTGAGAAAGCACAGTCTGAGAAAAAAGAAGTAGAAACAGGGCCGAAGTTAGCGGAACAAGCATCGTCAGCGATTGTGATTGAGCAAGACACAGGTAAAGTTTTATTTGAGAAAAATCCAAATGAAAAACTACCACCTGCTAGTATGACGAAGATTATGACGATGCTACTGATTATGGAGCAAGTTGAAAAGGGAAAATTAAAACTAGAAGATAAAGTTAGAGCAAGTGAGCATGCAGCATCAATGGGTGGTTCGCAAATTTTTCTTGAGCCAGGTGAAGAAATGACAGTGAATGAAATGCTAAAAGGAATTGCGATTGCATCAGGAAATGATGCATCTGTTGCGGTTGCTGAGCATATCGCTGGTTCAGAAGAGGGCTTTGTAAACATGATGAATAAAAAGGCAAAGGATTTAGGACTGAAAAATACACATTTCCAAAATCCAACGGGCCTTCCAGCGAAAGAGCATTATTCAACAGCATATGATATGTCAATTATGGCGAAAGAATTGATGAAATATCCACTTATTCGAAAATATACAGGGAAGTATGAAGATTACTTACGTGAAGATACAGAGAAAAAGTTTTGGCTTGTGAATACGAATAAATTAGTTCGTTTTTATCCAGGTGTAGATGGGGTCAAAACTGGTTTTACAACAGAAGCAAAATATTGTTTAACAGCATCAGCTGAAAAAAATGGTATGCGTGTCATTTCTGTTGTCATGGGAGCGCCAACGTCAAAAGAACGTAACAATCAGGTAACAAAGCTCCTTGATTATGCATTTGGACAATATACAACGAAAAAATTGTACAAGCGCGGTGAAAAAATTCAAACCTTAAAAGTAGGAAAAGGTAAGAAGGAAAAGGTAGATTTAGTTGCATCAGATAATGTATCTCTTCTTATGAAAAAAGGTGAGAATATGGACAAGGTAAAAAAAGAAGTTATCACTGAGAAGAAAGTAAAAGCACCAATTAAAAAAGGTGATGCGCTCGGTACACTTATTATTAAAAAAGATAAAGATGTTTTATTAAAGCAAACGATTGTAGCGAAAGAAGATGTTGCTGCAGCGAGCTGGTGGGAACTATTTAAAAGAAGTTTAGGAACGTTTTCAACATCGAAATAA
- the spoIIAA gene encoding anti-sigma F factor antagonist, translating to MSLSMHLEVKRDVLCVRLAGELDHHTAEELRAKVTDMIETHRAHHIVLSLEKLTFMDSSGLGVILGRYKHVKGLGGEMVVCAISPPVKRLFEMSGLFKIIRLEESEAHALATLGVA from the coding sequence GTGAGTCTTTCCATGCATTTAGAAGTAAAGCGTGATGTCTTATGTGTTCGGCTAGCGGGTGAACTAGATCATCATACTGCTGAAGAGTTGCGAGCAAAAGTAACGGATATGATTGAGACGCATCGCGCTCATCATATTGTACTAAGTTTAGAGAAGTTAACATTTATGGACAGTTCTGGTCTTGGTGTTATATTAGGCAGATATAAGCATGTTAAAGGTTTAGGAGGGGAGATGGTCGTTTGTGCAATCTCACCTCCTGTAAAGCGTTTATTTGAAATGTCAGGTCTGTTTAAAATCATTCGCTTAGAAGAAAGTGAAGCGCATGCGCTCGCGACATTGGGGGTGGCATAA
- a CDS encoding GntR family transcriptional regulator, translated as MHIQLDPRSSTPIWEQIVQSIKELVLKSMLAPNDKLPSVRELASLLVINPNTVSKAYQELERQGIIETLRGKGTFVSQSITPTWDERKIAMVQKQFHQLLLEASYLGITKEKIHDWIDSYYKELGGNTDAESDEHQKNN; from the coding sequence TTGCACATTCAACTTGATCCAAGAAGCAGCACTCCGATATGGGAACAAATTGTTCAAAGTATAAAAGAACTCGTACTAAAAAGCATGTTAGCGCCAAACGATAAACTACCATCTGTACGCGAACTTGCTTCACTTCTTGTCATTAATCCGAATACAGTAAGCAAAGCGTACCAAGAATTAGAACGGCAAGGAATTATTGAAACACTGCGAGGAAAAGGTACATTTGTCTCTCAATCGATTACACCGACATGGGATGAAAGGAAAATTGCTATGGTCCAAAAACAATTTCACCAACTATTACTAGAAGCTTCTTATCTTGGGATTACAAAAGAAAAAATTCACGATTGGATAGATTCATACTATAAAGAACTAGGAGGGAATACAGATGCTGAAAGTGACGAACATCAAAAAAACAATTGA
- the sigF gene encoding RNA polymerase sporulation sigma factor SigF yields the protein MDIEVRNEKKKPQLKDHELKALIQKSQDGDQQARDTIVQSNMRLVWSVVQRFLNRGYEPDDLFQIGCIGLLKSVDKFDLSFEVKFSTYAVPMIIGEIQRFLRDDGSVKVSRSLKETGNKIRKMKDELSKEYGRAPTINEVAEALELTPEEVVLAQEASRTPSSIHETVYENDGDPITILDQIADQTETKWFDKIALKEAIRELDERERLIVYLRYYKDQTQSEVAERIGISQVQVSRLEKKILKQMKDRIDE from the coding sequence ATGGACATAGAGGTCAGAAATGAGAAGAAGAAACCTCAGTTAAAGGACCACGAGCTAAAAGCGTTAATTCAAAAAAGTCAAGATGGAGATCAACAAGCAAGGGATACGATAGTCCAAAGCAATATGCGTCTTGTATGGTCAGTTGTACAACGATTCCTCAATCGAGGATATGAACCAGATGATTTATTTCAAATTGGCTGTATCGGACTCTTGAAATCAGTAGACAAATTTGATTTGTCTTTTGAGGTGAAATTTTCAACCTATGCAGTTCCAATGATTATTGGAGAAATACAGCGATTCTTGCGGGATGATGGATCCGTGAAAGTAAGTCGTTCTTTAAAGGAGACTGGAAATAAAATTCGGAAAATGAAAGATGAGCTTTCTAAAGAATATGGCAGGGCTCCAACGATTAATGAGGTTGCTGAAGCACTGGAACTAACGCCAGAAGAAGTTGTTCTTGCGCAGGAAGCGAGCCGTACTCCATCATCCATACATGAAACGGTTTATGAAAATGATGGGGATCCCATTACGATATTAGATCAAATTGCAGATCAAACAGAAACAAAATGGTTTGATAAAATCGCTCTAAAAGAGGCGATTAGAGAACTAGATGAGCGCGAACGTTTAATTGTATATTTGCGCTATTATAAAGATCAAACTCAATCAGAAGTAGCGGAGCGAATTGGAATTTCGCAAGTCCAAGTATCAAGGCTTGAAAAGAAGATATTAAAACAGATGAAAGATCGAATAGATGAATAG
- a CDS encoding stage V sporulation protein AB — protein sequence MIEYSLLIVIGLAGGIAVGGGYVAFLAVLGVIPRLAQLTRSGHRIQLFEWAVIGGSLIGAWCSLRDITFQVSQYWLILLGLFCGTFIGMLAAALTEVLNVLPILAKRVGVDGKIVILLVALVLGKVMGSLFHWIYFAR from the coding sequence ATGATTGAGTACAGTTTATTGATCGTAATTGGTCTTGCTGGTGGGATTGCAGTTGGAGGGGGATACGTTGCATTTTTAGCTGTGCTTGGTGTCATCCCACGTTTAGCACAGTTAACAAGGAGTGGCCATCGTATTCAATTGTTTGAATGGGCTGTAATTGGCGGTTCTTTGATAGGAGCATGGTGCAGTTTAAGAGATATAACCTTTCAAGTATCTCAGTATTGGCTCATTTTACTTGGCTTATTTTGCGGAACATTTATCGGTATGCTTGCTGCGGCTTTGACAGAAGTATTAAATGTTTTGCCTATATTAGCAAAACGGGTAGGAGTAGATGGGAAAATTGTTATTTTACTCGTTGCACTTGTACTTGGAAAGGTGATGGGTTCTTTATTTCATTGGATTTATTTTGCAAGGTAG
- the spoVAE gene encoding stage V sporulation protein AE, with amino-acid sequence MDFVYAFIVGGMICVIGQLLLDFVKLTPAHLMSTFVVVGAILDSFGLYDKLIKFAGAGATVPITSFGHSLLHGALEAAEKHGYLGIGIGMFSLTSSGISAAILFAFFVALICKPKG; translated from the coding sequence GTGGATTTTGTATATGCGTTTATTGTTGGAGGAATGATTTGTGTAATAGGACAACTACTATTGGATTTTGTAAAACTAACCCCCGCCCATTTAATGTCGACTTTTGTAGTAGTAGGAGCCATTTTAGATAGCTTTGGACTATATGATAAGCTCATAAAATTCGCAGGTGCAGGTGCAACTGTTCCTATAACGAGCTTTGGACATTCCCTTTTACATGGAGCATTAGAGGCTGCTGAAAAACATGGCTATTTAGGAATTGGTATTGGCATGTTTAGTTTAACATCGTCAGGTATTTCAGCAGCGATATTATTTGCATTTTTTGTAGCACTTATATGTAAACCGAAAGGATAA